GGACTCACCACCCACACGCTGCGCTACTACGAGCGTGAGGGCCTCATGCTCACGCCCGTCGAGCGCGCATCCTCCACACATCGGCGCTACACCGAGGCGGACGTCACCTGGGTGACATTCCTCACCCGGCTGCGCTCGACCGCGATGTCCATCGCCACCATGCGTTAGTACGTCGTACTGGCCCGCCGGGGCGATGTCACGGAGCCGGAACGGCTGGAGCTGCTGCTCCGCCACCGGATGGCCGTGGTGCGGCAGGTGGAGGAGATGACGGCGAGT
This region of Leifsonia sp. fls2-241-R2A-40a genomic DNA includes:
- a CDS encoding MerR family transcriptional regulator, with product MTDTRTAMSISDVAERTGLTTHTLRYYEREGLMLTPVERASSTHRRYTEADVTWVTFLTRLRSTAMSIATMR